The Primulina tabacum isolate GXHZ01 chromosome 16, ASM2559414v2, whole genome shotgun sequence genome window below encodes:
- the LOC142528913 gene encoding V-type proton ATPase subunit F-like, giving the protein MANKPQIRTSSSALIAMIADEDTITGFLLAGVGNVDLRRKTNYLIVDSKTTVKQIEDAFKEYTTREDVAIVLISQYVANMIRFLVDSYNNPIPAILEIPSKDHPYDPTHDSVLSRVKYLFSAESVASSRY; this is encoded by the exons ATGGCTAACAAACCTCAGATCCGCACCAGCAGCTCAGCGCTCATTGCTATGATCGCTGACGAG GACACAATTACTGGATTTTTACTTGCTGGAGTTGGCAATGTGGATTTAAGGCGGAAGACAAATTACCTCATAGTGGATTCAA AAACAACAgtgaaacaaattgaagatgcATTCAAGGAATACACGACAAGAGAAGACGTTGCAATAGTATTGATCAGCCAATAT GTTGCAAATATGATAAGGTTTTTGGTAGACAGCTACAACAATCCAATTCCAGCAATACTCGAGATCCCTTCCAAGGACCATCCATATGATCCTACACATGACTCTGTTCTTTCAAGAGTGAAGTACCTCTTCTCTGCAGAATCAGTGGCCTCCTCTAGGTACTAA
- the LOC142529998 gene encoding LOW QUALITY PROTEIN: uncharacterized protein LOC142529998 (The sequence of the model RefSeq protein was modified relative to this genomic sequence to represent the inferred CDS: inserted 1 base in 1 codon), with protein sequence MMMGSGNEQNLEKQVQRQRGCMAGFFQLFDRNRLSSTKRLPCSPAVGTVSDPEISLPESPAISREIRMPSPEPAERVVAPEVVELLPKSPLLLPIFNLKEGNKSSWKFNKEAPRLSLDSRATTDAMGGLHPKKIRTSASILSTAGRCYSIGSDTSDGCQNRSPSVIARLMGLEPLPNSSDFETEKKPELRRSASESRASRDLFHSRFITEQPSISLFDNARMAAHYADPRDHLLKNAGKAELSKASNRANFNSPSPWKAQHRKSFFDSADIFPEPKQSVPVYVEFEKRFKVRGIVEPSKDLETLKQILEALQLKGLMHSKNPNQVSHRIFIYDESPIVVMQPSRQSSSNSSPINKRNVSDNARRNGRSQARSIRCNHAVSGENHQSVSPRRDRSVRSATRAGETPSPTTRNECNADPRRSNSIVKQKPSSVETQRKLKNSADNRRVSPINSPKLNTRRTSPDPTAKINENEKITTVTTEEGESSSISGSSITTSTDTERWRTVEYKEGRNLLERCDKLLQSIAEMNGSDAQPSPVSVLDSSLYKDEPFTASALTARRNLDFKDESGELEEDIWSPIASSTRSKWQEETRDDWDFMYISDILRASDSLSDDPDIFLLLEKQQYLXGNDTSKASRLRRKLIFDATNEIIERNRRLPPWKTVSWTNYNVTKPFLNDVWSEFQRLRNRNAAEDLFEVICGVLRKDLAKDESSGWGGDHPMEMSEAVLDIERLIFKDLVSGMIQDLASLASCRSSRRKLVF encoded by the exons ATGATGATGGGCTCCGGGAATGAGCAGAATCTGGAGAAACAGGTGCAGAGGCAAAGGGGTTGCATGGCTGGATTCTTCCAGCTCTTTGATCGCAATCGTCTCTCTTCCACCAAGCGCCTCCCTTGTTCCCCG GCTGTTGGTACGGTTTCGGATCCTGAGATATCACTTCCCGAGTCGCCGGCCATTTCTAGGGAAATTAGAATGCCAAGTCCGGAACCGGCGGAGCGGGTGGTGGCACCGGAGGTGGTTGAGTTGCTCCCTAAATCACCTCTTCTTCTTCCTATATTCAATTTGAAAGAAGGCAACAAGTCCTCGTGGAAGTTCAACAAAGAAGCCCCGAGGCTTTCGCTCGACAGTAGAGCTACTACAGACGCTATGGGAGGCCTCCATCCCAAGAAGATCCGCACTTCCGCCTCAATTCTGTCCACGGCGGGTCGATGCTACAGCATCGGAAGTGATACGTCCGATGGGTGCCAGAACCGGTCTCCCAGTGTCATAGCTAGGCTCATGGGTCTGGAGCCATTGCCCAATTCATCCGACTTTGAAACTGAAAAGAAGCCTGAGCTGAGGAGATCCGCCTCCGAATCGAGAGCCTCTAGAGATCTGTTTCACTCCCGATTCATCACCGAGCAGCCAAGTATATCCCTTTTCGACAATGCGCGAATGGCTGCCCATTATGCAGATCCAAGGGACCATTTATTAAAGAATGCTGGCAAAGCTGAACTGTCTAAAGCATCAAACAGGGCCAACTTCAATTCTCCGTCTCCATGGAAGGCTCAGCACCGCAAAAGCTTCTTTGATTCAGCGGACATTTTCCCAGAACCTAAACAGAGTGTACCAGTCTACGTTGAATTTGAGAAGAGATTTAAGGTGAGGGGCATTGTAGAGCCGTCGAAAGATTTAGAGACCTTGAAACAGATCCTCGAAGCTTTGCAACTGAAAGGGCTTATGCACTCCAAAAATCCAAATCAAGTCAGCCACCGGATCTTTATATACGACGAATCACCAATCGTGGTGATGCAACCTTCGAGACAGTCGAGCTCAAATTCATCGCCTATTAACAAAAGAAACGTCAGTGATAATGCACGGAGAAACGGTAGAAGTCAAGCCCGTAGCATTCGCTGTAATCACGCTGTCTCCGGTGAAAATCATCAGTCTGTAAGCCCTCGTAGGGACCGCAGCGTGCGGAGCGCAACTCGGGCCGGTGAAACCCCGAGTCCAACGACTCGAAATGAATGCAATGCGGATCCTCGACGGTCAAACTCCATAGTCAAACAGAAACCGTCGAGCGTTGAAACCCAGAGGAAACTGAAGAATTCAGCAGACAATCGGAGAGTCTCTCCCATTAACTCCCCGAAGCTCAACACCAGAAGAACCAGCCCAGATCCGACGGCCAAGATCAATGAGAATGAGAAGATCACGACCGTTACAACTGAAGAGGGCGAATCTTCATCCATTTCCGGAAGTAGTATCACTACATCAACCGATACCGAG AGGTGGAGGACTGTGGAATACAAAGAGGGAAGGAATTTATTGGAGAGATGTGATAAGCTGCTCCAGAGCATAGCGGAGATGAATGGAAGTGATGCGCAGCCGAGTCCAGTGTCAGTTCTTGACTCGTCTCTCTACAAGGACGAACCATTCACCGCTTCAGCTCTCACGGCCAGACGTAATCTTGATTTCAAAG ATGAATCCGGCGAATTGGAAGAAGATATATGGAGCCCAATCGCATCATCAACTCGATCAAAGTGGCAAGAAGAAACACGGGATGACTGGGATTTTATGTACATTTCAGATATCTTGAGGGCATCGGATTCTCTCTCAGACGACCCGGACATCTTTCTTTTGCTAGAAAAGCAGCAATATC AAGGAAATGACACATCCAAGGCCTCCAGGCTCCGGAGAAAGCTAATCTTCGATGCTACCAACGAAATTATCGAAAGAAACAGACGACTGCCTCCATGGAAGACTGTTTCTTGGACAAATTACAATGTGACAAAGCCATTCCTCAACGATGTTTGGTCCGAATTTCAAAGACTTCGCAACCGTAATGCCGCTGAAGATTTGTTCGAGGTCATCTGTGGTGTGTTGAGGAAGGACTTAGCGAAGGACGAGTCGAGCGGATGGGGAGGAGATCATCCTATGGAGATGTCAGAGGCAGTCCTGGACATCGAACGGCTGATATTCAAAGATTTGGTCAGTGGGATGATCCAAGATCTTGCTTCATTGGCATCATGTAGAAGCTCAAGAAGGAAGCTGGTTTTCTGA
- the LOC142529114 gene encoding LOW QUALITY PROTEIN: pentatricopeptide repeat-containing protein At4g33990-like (The sequence of the model RefSeq protein was modified relative to this genomic sequence to represent the inferred CDS: deleted 2 bases in 2 codons) gives MYVQIAGHLHSWRILRFRLSFSTCNFQHSHSVSSISFSSYGTDKKNREIDFELLFKNCTEPNIAKRLHALLFVSGKTQSIFVATRMVNIYAHLGDIFSSIQIFNQVSGKDAYTWNSMISAYVRNGYYSEAVKCAYEMLVTPEVRPDFHTFPPILKACHSTWDGARLHCWVLKMGFEWDVYVAASLVHMYCRFGLLDIAHNIFKNMPLRDVGCWNSVISGFCQNGNANEAFSILDEMRLEGVEMDTVTVATILPICAEMNDFLCGAMIHLYCIKHGLEFDVFVSNALINMYAKFCKLECAHNVFNHMVIRDLVSWNSIIAAYEQNDCPHDAIKFFNQMLEHKLSPDLLTLVSLSSSMAQTNDLLCSKSIHGYITRRCWIHKDIVIGNAVVDMYGKLGVIDCARKVFEMLSCKDIISWNTMITCYAQNGLATEAIEVYRMVKESDLKPNEATWVSILSAYAHLGALRDGMRSHGQVIKLGLHLDVFVCTCLMDLYGKCGRLGEAMSLFYEVSKTTSVPWNAMISCHGLHGLGETSLKLYNDMINEGVKPEHVTFLSLLTACSHSGLVDQGKICFDVMRKTYGIEPTLKHYGCMVDLYGRAGLLETAYKFISDMPLRPDASIWGALLGACRIHGNIEMGKKASSHLFGTNSGDIGYYVLMSNLYANFGKWKGVDEVRELARDRGLRKTPGWSSIELNNRIEIFYTGNRSHPQYEEIYNELATLNGKMKRLGYTPDYSFVLQDVEDDEKENILASHSERLAIMYAILNTPSQTCIRIYKNLRVCGDCHNVTKFISKITEREIIVRDSNRFHHFKDGLCSCRDYW, from the exons ATTGCAGGTCACCTGCATAGTTGGCGCATCTTGAGATTCCGCTTGTCATTCTCAACTTGTAACTTTCAGCATTCACATAGTGTGAGCAGCATCAGCTTTTCATCATATGGCACCGACAAAAAGAATAGGGAGATTGATTTTGaacttttattcaaaaattgcaCTGAACCTAATATTGCCAAGCGCCTTCATGCTCTTCTTTTTGTGTCCGGAAAAACCCAAAGCATATTTGTTGCCACTAGAATGGTCAACATCTACGCCCATCTTGGTGACATTTTCTCGTCTATACAGATTTTTAACCAAGTTTCAGGAAAAGATGCCTATACTTGGAACTCAATGATATCTGCGTATGTTCGCAATGGTTATTATAGTGAAGCTGTAAAATGTGCGTATGAGATGCTTGTC ACCCCTGAGGTTAGGCCAGATTTTCATACTTTCCCTCCAATTTTGAAAGCTTGTCACTCTACATGGGATGGTGCAAGGTTACATTGTTGGGTTTTAAAAATGGGTTTTGAATGGGATGTGTATGTGGCTGCTTCGTTAGTGCATATGTATTGCCGCTTTGGTTTATTGGATATCGCTCATAATATTTTCAAGAATATGCCACTTCGTGATGTGGGTTGTTGGAATTCTGTTATTTCTGGGTTTTGCCAAAATGGGAATGCTAATGAGGCTTTTAGCATTTTGGATGAGATGAGATTGGAGGGTGTAGAGATGGACACGGTGACTGTAGCAACAATTCTTCCAATTTGTGCGGAAATGAATGATTTTTTATGTGGGGCTATGATTCATTTGTATTGCATAAAACACGGACTGGAATTTGATGTTTTTGTTTCTAATGCTTTGATTAATATGTATGCCAAATTTTGTAAGTTGGAATGTGCACACAATGTCTTTAACCACATGGTGATCAGAGATTTGGTTTCATGGAACTCCATTATTGCTGCTTATGAGCAGAATGATTGTCCACATGATGCAATTAAGTTCTTCAATCAAATGCTAGAGCACAAATTGTCTCCAGATTTGCTGACGTTAGTCAGCTTATCTTCAAGTATGGCTCAGACCAATGATTTGTTGTGCAGCAAATCTATCCATGGATATATAACACGAAGATGCTGGATTCATAAAGACATTGTGATTGGTAATGCTGTTGTTGACATGTATGGAAAATTGGGTGTCATTGATTGTGCACGCAAGGTCTTTGAAATGCTTTCTTGTAAAGATATAATTTCATGGAACACAATGATCACATGTTATGCTCAAAACGGTCTTGCAACTGAAGCTATTGAAGTGTATAGAATGGTGAAAGAGAGTGATTTGAAACCAAATGAAGCGACATGGGTCAGCATTTTATCGGCTTATGCACATCTGGGAGCCTTGAGGGATGGAATGAGATCTCATGGTCAAGTGATCAAATTAGGTTTGCACTTGGATGTGTTCGTATGTACCTGCCTAATGGATCTGTATGGAAAATGTGGGAGGCTGGGCGAAGCCATGTCTTTATTCTATGAGGTGTCCAAGACGACATCTGTCCCTTGGAATGCCATGATATCGTGTCATGGACTCCATGGACTTGGTGAGACATCTTTAAAGCTTTATAATGATATGATAAACGAGGGGGTGAAGCCAGAACATGTGACATTTTTGTCATTGTTGACCGCTTGTAGCCATTCGGGTTTGGTTGATCAAGGCAAAATATGCTTCGATGTTATGCGAAAAACTTATGGAATCGAACCTACTTTGAAGCACTATGGTTGCATGGTGGACTTGTATGGTAGGGCTGGGCTACTGGAAACAGCATATAAGTTCATTAGTGACATGCCTTTGAGACCCGATGCTTCAATATGGGGAGCGCTTCTCGGTGCTTGTCGAATCCATGGAAACATTGAAATGGGTAAAAAGGCCTCGTCCCACTTGTTTGGTACTAATTCTGGTGACATTGGGTATTATGTTTTGATGTCCAATCTTTATGCAAATTTTGGGAAATGGAAAGGTGTGGACGAAGTGAGAGAATTGGCTAGGGACAGGGGATTGAGAAAGACTCCCGGGTGGAGCTCAATTGAACTAAATAATAGAATTGAAATCTTTTATACGGGCAACCGATCTCACCCTCAATATGAGGAGATATACAACGAATTAGCAACTTTGAATGGTAAAATGAAACGCCTCGGCTATACACCAGACTACAGTTTTGTTCTGCAAGAC GTTGAGGATGACGAGAAAGAGAACATACTTGCTAGCCACAGCGAGAGGTTGGCAATTATGTATGCGATTCTGAACACGCCCTCACAGACTTGTATTAGAATATACAAGAACTTGAGGGTTTGTGGAGATTGTCACAATGTAACAAAGTTCATTTCTAAGATTACTGAGAGGGAGATAATAGTTAGGGATTCTAATCGGTTTCATCACTTCAAAGATGGGTTATGTTCTTGTAGAGATTATTGGTAA